In a single window of the Cryptococcus tetragattii IND107 chromosome 1, whole genome shotgun sequence genome:
- a CDS encoding DNA phosphorothioation-dependent restriction protein DptG — translation MPFRARCNPANLLQRRHAVLALRKARTPLLSSAQLIQEPIRNDVMHHIRLSSTASLLSPFTSFFSRVRKSQTPEAAAEDFANALETRSLEVMSKAYGAVVNDPIPSNLLSEEQLLNAMKALAECTAKIPKAIRLLQRIYEDFPTRFGYPVRQGHKQIVLQGLVNCGMVREALEIALSMDQKDVNWRLMLRAAVDADVALSDIIVQHFRQTTPPDQEDYILLLRIIRSHPSQDKMRLDWLLAEMEQKGIIVDQNIQAEVMQVYIAFGELEKAKQIMKKWDFFALEDIGPRMWDAQVQYFIAVHDFSKLSTAVLSMRDAGYTVQQDAILALTLEQLNQFIDSKSKVSYSDVIVAIHAAEQMTGTEPGSKVWAKVIRHYLQNVKYREALEVAVRLYEECQGRGVALDVELARTLIIPLCSSRKQNRLDDALRIYDQYMSLASSAELESENTRLRFAEVYEKLLVACARTQPPPMASVIRLLDDMRTLSLDFTPTNLISLLILLMRASPDHVSAYNVYSHFHALNPNAIDQAGFSAILTTFLNLSWKHSPLTPPDLFISMMKDMNRAGYSPSPYILSSLLKQYGQLATRARRGNSVESEESIRGIAKAIRDVHTLIKLDPLISPDIPLLTALMDAYGRVGAFFEAFEVWDELVQRRAREPRQTVQEVYGAAINVMLDTCGWSYSLGKARKSWGWARRWDLVWEKKQWDGWIECLCRCGEVEEAGHVVLDEMGTEAIPPPDKETVRLLYKFGRKQREKGRNVAGIDRLMVRVRERWPQWVEELSNERGLTKMSKRTE, via the exons ATGCCATTCAGAGCGCGCTGTAACCCAGCGAATTTGTTGCAGAGACGGCATGCTGTTTTAGCCCTGCGAAAGGCTCGCACACCTCTTTTGTCATCAGCGCAACTCATTCAGGAGCCTATAC GCAACGATGTCATGCATCATATACGGCTTAGCTCTACcgcttcccttctctcgccatttacctccttcttttctcggGTGCGCAAGAGCCAAACGCCCGAAGCTGCAGCCGAAGACTTTGCAAATGCTCTTGAAACGCGGTCGCTTGAAGTAATGAGCAAAGCGTATGGCGCGGTTGTCAATGACCCTATTCCTTCCAATCTTCTGTCGGAAGAACAACTGCTGAACGCCATGAAGGCATTGGCGGAATGCACGGCCAAAATTCCCAAGGCCATTCGATTACTGCAAAGGATCTATGAGGATTTTCCTACCAGATTTGGATATCCAGTGAGGCAAGGTCATAAACAAATTGTGCTTCAAGGACTGGTAAATTGTGGGATGGTCAGGGAAGCGTTAGAGATAGCTCTGTCCATGGATCAGAAGGATGTGAATTGGAGATTGATGCTGCGGGCTGCAGTTGATGCCGATGTTGCCCTTAGTGACATTATAGTTCAACACTTTCGACAAACGACTCCACCCGATCAGGAAGACTAcatcctgcttcttcgaATCATTCGTTCTCATCCGAGCCAAGACAAAATGCGCCTTGACTGGCTTCTTGCTGAGATGGAGCAAAAGGGTATTATCGTTGATCAAAACATCCAGGCCGAAGTCATGCAAGTGTACATTGCTTTCGGCGAGCTGgaaaaagcaaagcaaATCATGAAAAAATGGGACTTCTTCGCTTTAGAAGATATTGGGCCTCGTATGTGGGATGCTCAAGTCCAATATTTCATTGCTGTCCACGACTTCTCCAAGCTTAGCACCGCCGTCCTCAGCATGCGTGATGCAGGCTATACTGTCCAACAGGACGCCATCCTCGCCCTAACCCTTGAGCAACTGAACCAGTTCATCGACTCAAAATCCAAAGTCTCATATTCGGACGTTATCGTGGCCATCCATGCTGCCGAACAGATGACTGGGACAGAACCGGGTTCAAAAGTATGGGCCAAAGTGATCAGACATTACCTTCAGAATGTCAAATACCGCGAGGCATTGGAAGTGGCCGTGCGTCTGTACGAAGAATGTCAAGGCAGAGGGGTGGCACTAGATGTTGAGCTTGCACGAACCCTGATCATTCCCCTGTGCTCATCGCGTAAGCAAAACCGACTTGATGATGCTCTTCGAATCTACGATCAGTACATGTCTCTTGCGTCCAGTGCCGAACTTGAGAGTGAAAATACGCGTTTGCGTTTTGCAGAGGTGTATGAAAAACTCCTTGTCGCTTGTGCTCGCACCCAGCCCCCGCCTATGGCTTCAGTCATCCGGTTGCTTGACGACATGCGCACACTCTCACTCGATTTTACCCCTACCAACCTAatttctcttctcattcttctcatGCGTGCCTCGCCTGATCACGTATCTGCTTATAACGTTTATTCACATTTTCATGCTCTCAACCCCAACGCAATCGATCAGGCCGGCTTTTCAGCTATCCTCACCACGTTTCTGAACCTAAGCTGGAAGCACTCGCCACTCACTCCTCCAGATCTGTTTATCAGTATGATGAAAGACATGAATCGAGCTGGTtactctccttctccatatATTTTATCTTCCTTACTCAAACAGTACGGTCAACTCGCTACCCGCGCTCGAAGAGGAAACTCTGTCGAGTCAGAAGAAAGCATCCGTGGAATTGCCAAGGCCATCCGCGATGTTCACACGTTAATCAAACTCGATCCTCTCATATCTCCCGATATACCTCTTCTGACGGCTCTGATGGACGCTTATGGTCGCGTAGGCGCCTTTTTCGAAGCATTCGAAGTATGGGATGAGCTCGTCCAGCGTCGAGCACGTGAGCCTCGCCAGACGGTGCAAGAAGTTTACGGCGCTGCGATCAATGTGATGTTGGACACCTGCGGCTGGAGTTATTCGCTTGGCAAGGCGCGGAAATCGTGGggatgggcaagaagatgggatttggtttgggagaagaaacaaTGGGATGGGTGGATAGAATGTCTGTGCAGGTGtggggaagtggaagaagctggtCATGTTGTATTAGACGAAATGGGGACCGAGGCCATACCGCCGCCTGATAAAGAGACTGTGAGGTTATTATACAAATTTGGTagaaagcaaagagagaaggggagaaATGTGGCAGGAATTGATCGACTAAtggtgagggtgagggAGCGCTGGCCACAATGGGTGGAAGAATTGAGCAATGAAAGAGGCTTGACCAAAATGAGCAAGCGAACGGAGTAG